TAAAGCGTATTTAAACACTTGATGAAGCGCTTGATAaatacaatgtattattatcattatttgtattaagtGTTATAATAAAAAGGTGTTTATTCTTGTAACCCTATTCTGAACCAACCCTCTTCACAAGTGAAACTAAAACGGGCCAATGAGGAGGCAGCACAGTCAGGGGCTTTTTTCTGTAATGCATTATGGGAGCTGGATGTGAAAGTTGTGCCCACCATTTAACTTTTTGAAACGGAAGAAGTGAACGATGATATTATCGGTGTAAACGTGAGATCCAGAGGACACCAAGCTGAGGTCTCTCTGCAGGTTTACAGGTAAGAACAAGTCTTTCTACTTTATTAAGGAAATGTCTCTCACTGCTGCTTTCTGGTCACTCGTGTCGAAACAACTTCCTGTTACATTCCTGTcgaaaacaacaacattaacaGCAACAAACAGCCCACAGACCAGAAATACATCTTAATTCTTAGAGTTAATGAACATGTATTTTAGATCTGTGGTGTTTTTAACCGAGTTTATGAGTCAATATCTTTACATATTGACTCATAAACTCGGTTAAAACACAAACAGCTCCTCTGTTTACTCCTGTCTGATCAAACAGTGTTCACATCGGCATGTCTGAGACCATTCACATGCTTTCCTGGgaagattttatttattttggagtCAAatacatcaatctggtgcactttgagagcaaaagaAACAGACTAGATAttgaaacacccatatgaaacagaactgtatacatttcaataatcattcaATTGTAAGAACATGTCTAAAACAatataccatatccaatattaaAAACCATTGGaacttgtttgttttattatttgttgttaATCTATAGTTTTGAGTGTGTCTGGGATcctataattatatatataaaataatgtattatattacattattgcctctgcattgggtAATTATGGGaaagggtaataacttcataattaacttcgtctgaaaccagaagtctagggcaaatatttggaagtctcttcagtgagaatgtcacaaaatgagatgcattgtgggacatgtagtttatgggcaacctgcttctgtaaatcggcatgtaaccgtataataaacatattatattctttgcaagctcttgtgggccacatacAATGAAGTCGAGGGCTGGATTtgccccccgggccttgagtttgacagccCTGAGAGAGTCCTCTAtactcactgagctgtagttatcatcctctcacatttgcgcagcgttgcgttcacaatacatacaaataaaaaaatcctcaggccacttaacaggacTGGCCTATCACAGCTAATATTAGTCCACCTTATACTGCGCTACACCGTAAACaaaagtcatgtgcacggaaatgctgttcaccaGTTGGTTACACAGTAAGTGAGTAAAAACGCAGATCCTGCCAATTGTCTTAGCTACAACTTGCTAACTTCTCCTCCAGTAACCAAAACAGGAAATGTCTGGTACGCTTCTAATGTTTTCGGTTTTTAACTCCCCATTAAGTgcggcgactgtggctgcgagggagtgtggTCGTCTTATAACCaaaaggttgtgggttcgatcccagcccatgcagccaacatgtcgatgtatccttgcaagatacttaaccgtgagttgctcccgatggccaacggtgtgtgaatgttagttcagaggtacactgctctgtatgtgtgtgaatgggtgaatgacatgtagcATGTAAAGTGCTTTGAGTGGTCtgaaagactggataaagtgctatataagtacagtctgTAGAAGTACATAACATTCATATTTTTCCTTTTGATTATTATAGTGTTTGCAAGTTACAGCATTAGTTGTTAAATGTTTAATAAGCACatacttacggcccgtccacacagcggtgtgcgttgaaagcttcaccattcatTTTGAATTGGgggacgtcacttttcgccgaactgcattgcggGAAGCGAAGcggagctttgctggcgtggctcgctgcaaaagttgagcaatgttcaacttttgaagcctccgcagaagcgtcagccaatcaaatcatatgccagtacaagctctagccaatcaaaccgctgcttgtgtgtcaggggcgggagattcatgtgattggttgttggtcgagtttcagagaggcccgccggcaagcttcaacacacGCCGCTGTATGGACTAATTTATCGGTCACGATCAGTTGTTTCCGTGAATGACTGCATGTTGTGTCATGGTCATAGGTCATGTTGCTCCAAGGCATTGTGGgacagcattttctcctttcctttcctagaggaaggtccagtgtttcctagctaaaggaggttataaaggaagtgtcaaagctcctttcctatcatctagccaacttatcatggctgccactgaggaacttccgggtcatttcactccgagGGAACCTTCCTAAACTAAACTGACAATTAGACCGCAACCTATATTTTGTAATGTGTGACCTCTAACCTttgtgtttcatttcacagggAGAATATGATCTTCATCCTTCTGCTGCTCCTATTCCTCACCTGCTGTGTCTCTGGTCAGTTTCAGTTTGTCTCTTTAAAGCTCTTACAAAAATATTAACATGATATATTTAAAGCATTACCTTTATTATAAAGTAGCGTGTTTAAGCTCTTTTGTACGGAAGAGTATTAGGGCCAAGCTCAATGGGGTAGaacttttttaatttttattttgAGAATGTTGAAATGTTGTGAATCAACTGGAACTGTCAGTATATGCTGTAACACAAGCATGTgagtccctctgtgtctcctccacatgaacatagctgcagtttaaagagtccctctgtatctcctccacaggaacatagctgcagtttaaagagtccctctgtgtctcctccacaggaacatagctgcagtttaaagagtccctctgtatctcctccacaggaacatagctgcagtttaaagagtccctctgtgtctcttccacatgaacatagctgcagtttaaagagtccctctgtgtctcctccacatgaacatagctgcagtttaaagagtccctctgtgtctcttccacatgaacatagctgcagtttaaagagtccctctgtgtctcctccacatgaacatagctgcagtttaaagagtccctctgtgtctcctccacaggaacatagatgcagtttaaagagtccctctgtgtctcctccacatgaacatagctgcagtttaaagagtccctctgtgtctcctccacagGAACATAGCTGCAGTGTAAAGAGTCCCTCTGTCTCTTCCACAGGAACATAGctgcagtttaaagagtccctctctttctcctccACAGGAACATTTGTAGTGAATGTGACTCAGACTTCCTATCAGGCAGAGGAGAACCAGAATATCACCCTGGAATGGACCTTCAGCACCAGAAGAGACACTTCCCTCAGATCCATTTCTATCGTCTGTGAGATGTTTACTGCGATCAGAATTTCAGTCTTGTTTCATCTCCAAGGAGGCATTGAATCCCCAGAGTCTCAGGATCCAGAGTTTGCAGGACGAATCCAGTGGGACAAAGACGTCCTCACAGAAGGACGCCTCACACTTCATGTCTCCAGAGTCAGGACCAGTGACTCTGGGTTTTATGTGTGTGACATACTCGTCAGACCTGATGGGACTAACTCTAGGAGATGCTGGCTCAACGTCACTGGTGAGTAAATTACCCTTAACTGCTCATCCCTAAGGGTGCCGCTTTGGATTACCAAAGGTACAAAATATCCTGAGGGAAACATCAAAGTCAAAAAAagtaaagtcaactttattgtcaataatAAAGAGattgaaataccgtttcccacaatcccgaatacaaaaatacaaatatatataaaagtatgcattcaaatatatatacatctatataatcaacagacacatgtatacataggcacacattaagataaaagcataacaatcaatatatacaaaacaatagtcacttcaatatctttgaaCGTTTGTCCTGAATTTCATGGCAATCCATCAAGTAGTTGTGGAGGAAATTTAGCTAAAAATCCTAAACCTTACTGGAGATGCTAGCAGAATAAATCAGCAGGATTTACCCTCTAGAGAACATGCATGTTTGTACAAATGAACGGTTTTCTCCCTGTTAATGTTCTGTGCTTATTTTCTGTCATTTCCCACAGCTGCTGCTGAGCCCACACCTCTGACACAAACTGTGAAACCCCATCAGAAGATCCAGGGAATTATCATGCTCTACATCGGACTGGGAATATCAGCAGTGGCTTTACTGGCTCTCGTTGTCTCTCTCAGTTGCCTTTCTTAATCTACTGATGAGCTCAGGCACCATGGATGAATGGGAAAGAGAAATGGATACAGCGTTGGAGGGTCTTACTCTGAACGTTCATTGTTTTGGATCTTTAGAATCCCATTCTGAAAACATAGTGCTGCGGCAATGACGGGTTAGCATCGGAGGCAAGCATCATACTGATAAAGAGCCAATCTGACTGTAGAAATGTTGAATTTCCATCGATTTTGTAGGCCGTACGAACTTtatcatggtcacatgactttacaTTCCCACTTCTAAGCTCAAGATGCCTTATTTTTGGCCAAATAATCAAATGTACTGATGAGCATCATGTTGTGGAACAAACGTTAAAATCTCTTCCatagtccatagggacttggcttggcaactggaaggtcaccagttcaagtcccggaaagaccaagtgctaccgaggtgtccctgagcaaggcaccattccctacactgctccccgggcgccgtacataatggcagcccactgctcctaacactatgaTGGgtaaaatgcagagaaaccgtttcgttatcaatcaatgtttatttatatagcccaatatcacaaatgttacatttgtctcagtggtcttcacagtgtgtacagaatatcagtatgacaatacgacaccctctgtccttagaccctcacatcgtacaaggaaaaacttccgaagaaaacccagtttaaagggaaaaatgggagaaacctcagggagagcagcagaggagggatccctctcccaggacggacagacgtgcaatagatgccgtgtgtaaattgaaaagataatacatttgcaacataggtagtccagatgtttggaaatgcatgtgtgtatctcGTATTTCGTTACATGGTACCTGTactgtataatgacaataagttgaatctatctatctatctatctatctatctatctatctatctatctatctatctatctatctatctatctatctatctatctatctagcttGTGTTCATTTTCTATTCAACTTTTaccacaaaatgtaaaaaaaaaccttGACTTTGAGACCGTTAAACAGGAAGTGCTGAAATGCTGATGGAACCCAGGTTATAATGCAGTTGATTAATTTACGTATGTTCCCTGCACGCATCACTTATGCAGCAGGAGACAGACGTGCCTTGCGCAAATCACAGTCTTACTTATTTCTTGGTACTGTGAACTGCAAACACACACTATGGTTACACTGTCCTGTTACTTAAAGTTGAGTACTATTACTGAGAGTAAATCCACTTctaccagcc
This portion of the Pseudochaenichthys georgianus unplaced genomic scaffold, fPseGeo1.2 scaffold_762_arrow_ctg1, whole genome shotgun sequence genome encodes:
- the LOC117444239 gene encoding myelin-oligodendrocyte glycoprotein-like — protein: MIFILLLLLFLTCCVSGTFVVNVTQTSYQAEENQNITLEWTFSTRRDTSLRSISIVCEMFTAIRISVLFHLQGGIESPESQDPEFAGRIQWDKDVLTEGRLTLHVSRVRTSDSGFYVCDILVRPDGTNSRRCWLNVTAAAEPTPLTQTVKPHQKIQGIIMLYIGLGISAVALLALVVSLSCLS